The Psychrobacter sp. LV10R520-6 genome includes a region encoding these proteins:
- the cmoB gene encoding tRNA 5-methoxyuridine(34)/uridine 5-oxyacetic acid(34) synthase CmoB, translated as MTNDTIIHAERELYLTLLALVQQQPSAYKWLSLLPEWLNQIKDKRNYAHAPAYQAAVARLPNISVDNVALDSGTLTIEATLSDSERKQTIALLQQMMPWRKGPFQIGSSQIGSSEGEPIEIDTEWRSDWKWQRVAPHLGNLKGRRVLDVGGGSGYHGWRMAGAGADCVIIVDPSCLFYHQFMAIRHFIGTADDYRTHYIPVPLEALPEHSQLFDTVFSMGVLYHRQSPFEHLQQLKGQLVKGGELVLETLVIDGDANTVLVPHDRYAQMNNVYFLPSVSALMGWLAKAGFSEIRCVDVAVTSIDEQRKTDWMTYHSLADFLDPNDPTKTCEGYPAPKRATLIAKK; from the coding sequence ATGACCAATGACACTATTATTCACGCCGAACGCGAACTGTATCTAACTTTATTAGCGCTAGTTCAGCAGCAGCCGAGCGCTTATAAGTGGTTATCGCTATTGCCTGAATGGTTGAATCAAATTAAAGACAAGCGTAACTATGCCCATGCGCCTGCCTATCAAGCCGCCGTAGCACGTTTACCTAATATATCGGTTGATAATGTGGCTTTAGATAGTGGCACACTGACGATTGAAGCCACGCTTAGTGATTCTGAACGTAAGCAAACCATTGCCTTATTGCAGCAAATGATGCCGTGGCGCAAAGGACCTTTTCAAATTGGAAGCAGTCAGATTGGTAGTAGCGAAGGCGAGCCAATAGAAATTGATACTGAATGGCGCAGTGACTGGAAGTGGCAACGAGTGGCGCCGCATTTGGGTAACTTAAAAGGCCGACGGGTATTAGATGTTGGTGGCGGTTCTGGCTACCACGGTTGGCGTATGGCAGGGGCAGGCGCGGATTGTGTGATAATCGTTGACCCGTCATGTTTGTTCTATCATCAGTTTATGGCGATTCGGCACTTCATAGGAACCGCTGATGACTACCGCACCCATTATATTCCAGTACCACTTGAGGCTTTACCTGAACATAGCCAACTGTTCGATACGGTATTTAGTATGGGCGTACTGTATCATCGTCAATCACCCTTTGAACACTTACAACAGCTTAAGGGGCAGCTGGTAAAAGGGGGTGAGTTGGTACTGGAGACCTTGGTGATAGACGGTGATGCTAATACCGTGTTGGTACCGCATGACCGTTATGCGCAAATGAATAATGTGTATTTTTTACCGTCGGTGTCTGCGCTTATGGGTTGGCTTGCAAAGGCTGGATTTTCTGAAATCCGCTGCGTCGATGTGGCAGTGACTTCAATTGATGAGCAGCGCAAAACCGATTGGATGACTTATCATTCGCTAGCAGACTTTTTAGATCCCAACGACCCAACAAAAACTTGCGAAGGGTATCCAGCGCCCAAACGTGCCACTTTAATTGCTAAAAAGTAA
- the cmoA gene encoding carboxy-S-adenosyl-L-methionine synthase CmoA, translating into MSHSTSLPSSAAIQNDTVKHDIVQHDTLFTTPLDKAARFSFDEQVVACFPDMIRRSVPGYGQVLAMLPIFARRHGKYRQQSESGQRVSRIYDLGCSLGGASMALAGEFAPHDLQIKAVDISPAMTTEARTVLSDNYPEHDIEVVTADIRDIELEPCDMVILNLTLQFLPAADRVAVLSKIYAALSEGGILVLTEKTHAFDEQSDAWLVERYYDFKRANGYTEMEISGKRNALENVLITDTLDEHHARLSKVGFERHLTWFQFLNFVSIVAFK; encoded by the coding sequence ATGAGTCATTCCACTTCATTGCCATCATCTGCTGCCATTCAGAACGATACTGTTAAGCACGATATTGTTCAACATGACACTTTGTTTACCACGCCACTGGATAAGGCCGCACGTTTCTCTTTCGATGAGCAAGTCGTTGCCTGTTTTCCGGATATGATTCGGCGCAGCGTACCGGGCTATGGTCAAGTACTAGCGATGCTGCCTATATTTGCACGGCGACATGGTAAGTACCGCCAACAAAGTGAGAGTGGTCAAAGGGTCAGCCGTATTTATGATTTGGGCTGTTCTCTTGGTGGAGCAAGTATGGCTCTGGCTGGCGAGTTTGCGCCGCATGATTTACAAATTAAAGCAGTGGATATTTCACCAGCAATGACTACCGAGGCACGTACGGTACTCAGTGACAATTATCCCGAGCATGATATTGAAGTTGTCACGGCTGATATCAGAGATATTGAGCTTGAACCTTGTGATATGGTGATTTTGAACTTAACGTTACAGTTTTTACCGGCAGCAGATCGAGTGGCAGTACTGAGTAAAATTTATGCTGCATTAAGTGAAGGTGGTATTTTGGTATTGACCGAAAAGACCCATGCTTTTGATGAGCAATCTGATGCTTGGTTGGTTGAGCGCTATTACGACTTTAAGCGCGCCAATGGTTATACCGAGATGGAAATTAGCGGTAAGCGTAATGCTTTAGAGAACGTGTTGATTACCGATACCTTAGATGAACATCATGCGCGTTTGAGCAAGGTTGGCTTTGAGCGTCATCTTACCTGGTTTCAGTTTTTAAACTTTGTCTCTATTGTGGCCTTTAAATAA
- the msrA gene encoding peptide-methionine (S)-S-oxide reductase MsrA, producing the protein MQNIILGGGCFWCTESVFLALKGVESVVSGYMGGEAPTANYQAVCNGDTGHVEVINITFDESVLPLEVLLDVFFGTHDPTTKDRQGNDVGSQYRSVVYYTDEDQKPTVDRTINKLRDMGVDIVTEVHPAVEFYVAEDDHQDFFNRNPGQAYCNFAIPPKLAKLRKEFSKYMVG; encoded by the coding sequence ATGCAAAATATTATATTAGGTGGTGGCTGTTTTTGGTGCACCGAATCGGTATTTTTAGCTCTTAAAGGCGTAGAATCGGTAGTCTCAGGCTATATGGGCGGCGAAGCTCCTACTGCTAACTACCAAGCCGTATGTAACGGTGATACTGGGCACGTTGAAGTAATTAATATTACCTTTGATGAGTCTGTCTTACCGCTAGAAGTACTATTGGATGTTTTTTTTGGCACTCATGATCCTACTACCAAAGACCGTCAAGGTAACGATGTTGGTAGCCAATACCGCAGTGTGGTTTATTATACGGATGAAGATCAAAAGCCAACCGTTGATCGTACTATTAATAAACTACGTGATATGGGCGTTGACATCGTCACTGAAGTGCATCCAGCCGTTGAATTTTATGTTGCTGAAGACGATCATCAGGATTTCTTCAATAGAAACCCAGGACAAGCCTATTGCAACTTTGCGATTCCACCAAAACTTGCTAAACTTCGTAAAGAATTTAGTAAATATATGGTTGGCTAA
- the tmpT gene encoding thiopurine S-methyltransferase has product MNPEFWQARWQDKRTGFNQPEVNPLLTKYLTALNLPSGSRVFVPLCGKSIDMIWLASQGYDVVGVELVESAVQAFFTENDISPKVTEHTNSPNNKCYQGQILGQTIELWAADLFALTPENLGQIDAVYDRAALIALPAEMRLKYSEQVWHLSRNISVDVSGNAPQILLTLNYDQSERNGPPFSISSEQVQQYYGSHYKITELEGKPSILNAAPELAVTEHVWLLSE; this is encoded by the coding sequence ATGAACCCTGAATTCTGGCAAGCACGGTGGCAAGACAAGCGGACTGGTTTTAATCAGCCTGAAGTGAATCCGTTACTAACTAAATATCTTACGGCTTTAAACTTGCCAAGCGGTAGCAGAGTATTTGTCCCCTTATGTGGTAAATCAATCGATATGATATGGCTAGCAAGCCAAGGTTATGACGTAGTTGGGGTCGAATTGGTTGAATCAGCCGTTCAAGCATTCTTTACTGAAAATGACATCTCGCCCAAGGTAACAGAGCATACTAATAGTCCAAACAACAAATGCTATCAAGGTCAGATTTTAGGTCAGACCATTGAGTTATGGGCTGCCGATCTCTTTGCATTAACGCCCGAAAACCTTGGTCAAATTGATGCGGTTTATGATAGAGCGGCATTGATTGCCTTACCAGCCGAAATGCGCCTAAAGTATAGCGAACAAGTGTGGCATCTGAGTAGAAATATTAGTGTTGACGTTAGTGGCAATGCACCGCAGATTTTGCTCACGCTTAATTACGATCAAAGTGAAAGGAACGGACCACCGTTTTCGATTAGTAGTGAGCAAGTCCAGCAATATTATGGCAGTCATTATAAAATCACTGAGCTTGAAGGCAAGCCGTCAATATTAAACGCAGCGCCAGAGCTGGCAGTGACTGAACATGTCTGGTTATTAAGTGAATAA
- a CDS encoding DUF1499 domain-containing protein — translation MKILVSLTSLIAFLLVVLAGPLYKFDVIELGTAFTGFKFGVYAGIAALVLLALQFLLRRKTVTLGSAIMAVVFSAIAIAMPLNMMNKAKSVPPIHDISTDLVNPPEFVAIAPLRADAPNPVAYDGIETAEQQRTAYPELQTLTYPQPKAELVGAVEQAVKNLGWELVNTDSNEGIVEATDTTMWFGFKDDVVIRVNDQGSERLVDIRSKSRIGGSDLGKNAERVHAFIKELDAVLAK, via the coding sequence ATGAAAATTTTAGTTAGCCTCACAAGTTTAATCGCCTTTTTGCTGGTCGTATTAGCAGGTCCTCTTTATAAGTTTGATGTTATTGAATTAGGCACTGCATTTACAGGATTTAAGTTTGGGGTGTATGCCGGTATTGCAGCGCTTGTACTACTTGCACTGCAATTTCTATTAAGACGTAAAACGGTAACGCTGGGCAGTGCAATTATGGCGGTGGTATTTTCTGCAATTGCTATAGCAATGCCACTTAATATGATGAATAAAGCCAAAAGTGTACCGCCCATTCATGATATTTCAACCGATTTAGTCAACCCACCTGAGTTTGTGGCTATTGCCCCACTACGCGCTGATGCCCCGAATCCGGTAGCTTATGATGGCATCGAGACCGCAGAGCAACAACGTACCGCATATCCTGAGCTACAAACACTGACCTATCCGCAACCAAAAGCTGAGCTAGTAGGCGCTGTCGAACAGGCCGTCAAAAACTTAGGATGGGAATTGGTAAATACTGATTCCAATGAAGGTATCGTCGAGGCAACAGATACTACGATGTGGTTTGGTTTTAAAGACGACGTAGTGATACGTGTTAATGACCAAGGCAGTGAGCGTTTGGTCGATATTCGTAGTAAATCGCGTATTGGCGGTAGCGACTTAGGAAAAAATGCAGAACGCGTTCATGCCTTTATTAAAGAGTTGGATGCTGTGTTGGCTAAATAG
- a CDS encoding macro domain-containing protein, which yields MITYTTGNLLDAEVDALVNTVNTVGVMGKGIALMFKDRFPNNMQAYAEACQAGKVQTGKVFVTSTDELLGAKWIINFPTKQHWRAKSQMNWIEEGLQDLRQFIIDNNVQSIAIPPLGAGNGGLDWQQVKPKIEKAMGDLKINILVYEPTTNYQNVRKPVGTKKLTPARALVLELVRRYLILGMECSHLEVQKLAYMLQRSVLIDKLDNPLKLTYQANRYGPYADNLRHLLDSLDGNYLQANKRIADSQAFDNSIRFNYQYKQTVQDYLEYEAKDYLNSLNTVNRIIDGFESPYGMELLSTVDWLIQQEKYEPNLDDIKRGLADWSAGSKWGKRKLNMFNDKALHTAIDRLAGFSY from the coding sequence ATGATTACTTATACTACTGGCAACTTATTAGACGCTGAGGTTGATGCGTTGGTAAATACTGTTAATACCGTAGGGGTGATGGGGAAAGGTATCGCTTTGATGTTTAAAGATCGTTTTCCGAACAACATGCAAGCATATGCTGAAGCATGTCAGGCAGGTAAGGTACAGACAGGAAAAGTGTTTGTTACTAGCACAGATGAACTGTTAGGTGCGAAGTGGATTATCAACTTTCCAACTAAGCAGCATTGGCGCGCCAAATCACAAATGAATTGGATTGAAGAGGGGCTTCAAGATTTACGCCAATTTATTATCGATAACAATGTACAGTCTATTGCTATACCACCGTTAGGCGCTGGTAATGGAGGATTGGATTGGCAACAGGTAAAGCCTAAAATAGAAAAGGCAATGGGCGACTTAAAAATAAATATACTTGTTTATGAGCCAACTACTAACTACCAAAATGTTCGTAAACCTGTAGGCACAAAAAAACTAACACCTGCAAGAGCTCTAGTACTTGAATTGGTTCGGCGCTATCTTATCCTTGGTATGGAATGCAGCCACCTTGAGGTGCAAAAATTAGCATATATGCTACAACGTAGTGTATTAATAGATAAATTAGATAATCCGTTAAAACTTACCTACCAAGCTAATCGTTATGGTCCTTATGCGGACAATCTTAGACATTTGCTTGATAGTCTTGATGGAAATTATCTACAAGCTAATAAACGTATTGCTGATAGTCAAGCATTTGATAATTCTATTAGGTTCAATTATCAGTATAAGCAAACAGTGCAAGACTATCTAGAATATGAAGCTAAAGACTATCTGAATTCTTTAAATACAGTGAATCGAATAATTGACGGCTTTGAGTCGCCTTATGGTATGGAGTTACTATCAACAGTTGACTGGCTCATTCAGCAAGAAAAATATGAACCAAATTTAGATGATATAAAGAGAGGGTTAGCGGACTGGTCAGCAGGTTCTAAATGGGGGAAAAGAAAGCTAAATATGTTTAATGACAAAGCATTACACACTGCTATTGACCGCTTAGCTGGGTTTAGTTATTAA
- a CDS encoding DUF4433 domain-containing protein, giving the protein MGNQELIDKRDTREVPIGNGGTLNDYVPFYFTPFSPMLYNIYTGYNGMPHQKNEDIIILVSSLHKLQEWQVNFIFTDMHAYSALATFHSDLSNLDKVDWRILQKRDFKRDINDLQKMERYQAEALIYDSCPITSIEYIVCYSDKVTNDIQNILNLNNISIRVATRSEWYF; this is encoded by the coding sequence ATTGGCAATCAAGAATTAATTGACAAGCGTGATACAAGAGAGGTGCCTATCGGTAATGGTGGTACACTTAATGATTATGTGCCGTTCTATTTTACGCCGTTTTCTCCCATGCTATATAATATATACACAGGTTATAATGGTATGCCGCATCAAAAAAATGAGGATATCATTATTTTAGTCAGTAGTTTGCATAAGCTACAAGAATGGCAAGTCAACTTTATATTCACTGATATGCATGCTTATAGCGCTTTGGCGACATTTCATTCAGATTTGAGTAACCTTGACAAAGTTGATTGGCGTATTTTGCAAAAACGTGATTTTAAACGTGATATAAATGATTTGCAAAAGATGGAGCGTTATCAAGCAGAAGCACTAATTTATGACAGTTGTCCAATAACTTCAATTGAGTATATTGTTTGTTATAGCGACAAAGTGACCAATGATATTCAAAATATTTTGAACTTGAATAATATTAGTATCAGAGTGGCTACTCGGTCCGAATGGTACTTTTAA
- a CDS encoding lytic murein transglycosylase, giving the protein MRLTQLTTFSLLSAAIGLSLASTAQAARPEAPNLSNAELQQCLSTLKNSSQFRDVSDSTFERYRPSEPDPSVIQSLNYQPEFQKDVWDYLSALVDKERVEDGIRAKRQWADTLREIESRYGVKAEHVLGVWGVESNFGQTLGKKPLFESLATLSCFDRRQSYFRGEYANALKIVQNGDINPSDMTGSWAGAFGQTQFMPGTFLDLAVDFDGDGRRDLVNSVPDALASTANFLAKRGYRSGEAWGYEVQLPSGYWAVSDRKDKKSMSHWRDQGLTLANGSPLPYDLSSAGLLLPAGKGGPAFLVGKNFDTFYSYNASENYALAIAHLSDLITKEDSSKTDFITAWPTDDPGISRQQARDIQQALLNAGYDIGGVDGIIGDNTRTAIQQYQTSRSVSPADGRAGQKFYGLIVGSSAPSSSQYSNQYGNQYGQPSNSQPLTPASADRMGQLIQQQTTSPSTYSPQSSAQPASVQPSRSSNKRYRRVIGADGVVNLVRVDEGS; this is encoded by the coding sequence ATGCGTTTGACTCAGTTGACTACCTTTTCTCTGCTCAGTGCTGCGATTGGCTTAAGTCTAGCCAGCACTGCCCAAGCCGCCAGACCAGAAGCACCAAACTTATCCAATGCTGAGCTACAACAATGCTTAAGCACCCTCAAAAACAGCAGTCAATTTCGCGACGTATCCGATTCGACCTTTGAGCGCTATCGTCCAAGCGAGCCTGATCCTAGTGTAATCCAGTCATTGAATTATCAGCCTGAATTTCAAAAGGACGTTTGGGATTATCTATCAGCGTTAGTGGATAAAGAGCGGGTAGAAGATGGTATTCGTGCTAAGCGCCAATGGGCAGATACGCTGCGAGAAATTGAATCGCGCTATGGGGTCAAAGCCGAGCACGTACTAGGCGTGTGGGGCGTAGAGTCAAACTTTGGGCAGACGCTGGGTAAAAAACCATTATTTGAGTCATTAGCGACATTGTCATGTTTTGATCGACGTCAAAGCTACTTCCGCGGTGAGTATGCCAACGCGCTAAAAATTGTCCAAAACGGTGATATTAATCCCAGTGATATGACTGGCTCTTGGGCAGGCGCGTTTGGCCAGACGCAGTTTATGCCCGGTACTTTTTTGGACTTGGCTGTAGACTTTGATGGCGATGGCCGTCGCGACTTGGTCAATAGCGTGCCCGATGCGTTGGCCTCTACGGCAAACTTCTTAGCGAAGCGCGGTTACCGTTCAGGTGAGGCGTGGGGCTATGAGGTCCAACTCCCTAGCGGATATTGGGCAGTGTCCGATCGTAAAGATAAAAAGTCCATGAGTCACTGGCGCGATCAAGGCTTAACGCTTGCTAATGGTAGCCCACTCCCCTATGACCTCAGTAGCGCCGGACTGCTATTGCCAGCTGGTAAAGGTGGCCCTGCATTTTTAGTCGGTAAAAACTTCGATACTTTTTATTCCTATAACGCTTCAGAAAACTACGCATTGGCAATTGCTCATTTATCGGATTTGATTACTAAAGAGGACAGCAGCAAAACTGACTTTATAACAGCATGGCCAACCGATGACCCTGGTATCAGTCGCCAGCAAGCCAGAGATATTCAGCAAGCCTTATTAAATGCTGGCTATGATATTGGCGGCGTTGATGGCATTATCGGCGATAATACCCGCACGGCCATTCAGCAATATCAGACCAGCCGTAGCGTCTCCCCCGCTGATGGACGCGCAGGACAGAAATTTTATGGCTTAATCGTTGGCAGCTCTGCTCCCAGCAGCTCTCAGTATAGCAACCAGTATGGCAATCAATATGGTCAACCATCTAATAGCCAACCTTTGACTCCCGCATCTGCAGATCGCATGGGGCAACTGATTCAACAACAAACTACCTCGCCTAGCACTTACTCACCTCAATCGTCAGCTCAGCCAGCATCAGTTCAGCCATCAAGGTCTAGCAATAAACGCTATCGCCGCGTTATTGGTGCTGATGGGGTCGTGAACTTAGTACGTGTTGATGAAGGTTCTTAG